From a single Trachemys scripta elegans isolate TJP31775 chromosome 17, CAS_Tse_1.0, whole genome shotgun sequence genomic region:
- the RPL35 gene encoding 60S ribosomal protein L35: MAKIKARDLRGKKKEELLKQLDDLKVELSQLRVAKVTGGAASKLSKIRVVRKSIARVLTVINQTQKENLRKFYKGKKYKPLDLRPKKTRAMRRRLNKYEESLKTKKQQRKERLYPVRKFAVKA, from the exons ATG GCGAAGATCAAGGCCCGTGACCTGCGAGGGAAGAAGAAGGAGGAGCTGCTGAAGCAGCTGGATGACCTGAAGGTGGAGCTGTCCCAGCTGCGGGTGGCCAAGGTGACTGGCGGAGCCGCCTCCAAGCTGTCCAAGAT CCGGGTTGTCCGCAAATCCATTGCCAGAGTGCTGACTGTCATCAACCAGACCCAGAAAGAGAACCTGAGGAAATTTTACAAA GGCAAAAAGTACAAGCCTCTTGACCTACGGCCGAAGAAGACTCGTGCCATGCGCCGCAGATTAAATAAGTACGAAGAAAGTTTGAAGACCAAAAAACAGCAGCGAAAAGAGCGCCTGTACCCTGTCCGGAAGTTTGCTGTTAAGGCATAA